A part of Candidatus Brocadia sp. genomic DNA contains:
- a CDS encoding DUF3047 domain-containing protein, producing MFSNFNVKGWHGQSCLSLVNLTIFFFCTCAFSAKMYSQDFFPITDFSKEELAKGEPVGWKTHKGICREIKNRIMPKIVEIEGRKMLYVNARDNGSILFKPTGLNPKEYPFLSWDWKISNILPESREKEIGGDDYPAAVCVVYGKTVLSIPYWYRILIYVYGNNVPVGERFENPCEVKARMIVMQSGEKDAGKWLSYKVNHYQDYIREFREEPPRIIYVGIQTNADRTHGKVEAWYSDIFLNKY from the coding sequence ATGTTTAGTAATTTTAATGTTAAAGGGTGGCACGGACAAAGTTGTTTGTCCTTGGTCAACTTGACTATCTTTTTTTTCTGTACTTGTGCCTTTTCTGCTAAAATGTATTCACAAGATTTTTTTCCCATTACAGACTTTAGTAAGGAGGAACTGGCTAAAGGCGAGCCTGTGGGCTGGAAGACCCACAAAGGTATTTGCAGGGAGATTAAGAACAGGATTATGCCAAAAATAGTGGAAATAGAAGGCCGAAAGATGCTGTATGTGAATGCCCGCGATAACGGCTCTATCCTTTTTAAACCGACTGGTTTAAACCCGAAAGAATATCCCTTTTTGAGCTGGGACTGGAAGATATCCAACATCCTGCCGGAAAGCCGGGAAAAAGAAATCGGTGGCGACGATTACCCTGCCGCTGTGTGTGTGGTTTATGGTAAGACGGTTCTTTCCATACCATATTGGTACAGGATATTAATCTATGTTTATGGAAATAACGTGCCTGTGGGGGAACGATTTGAAAATCCCTGTGAGGTCAAGGCAAGGATGATTGTCATGCAGAGTGGTGAAAAAGATGCGGGGAAATGGCTCAGTTACAAGGTGAACCATTACCAGGACTATATCAGGGAATTTAGAGAGGAACCACCCAGGATTATCTATGTAGGGATTCAGACCAACGCCGACCGCACTCACGGAAAGGTTGAGGCATGGTACTCGGATATTTTTCTGAATAAATACTAA
- a CDS encoding 2Fe-2S iron-sulfur cluster binding domain-containing protein has product MTIPLILGAGILALLVLLLSIFSEIAYQFFGRGEKRKLTVLSDDEYKKELDIEGGERLLSLLQNRGFNIPAACGGMATCGQCKVKLLTDVGTYTAVETPHFDMRTREAARKFLEQGEGDGYVRLACQVRVEKDINLYLPKDTLHVKKYTARVIKKRALTSDKMEVWLKPSKPIQYKPGQYIQLAIPEDFVEEHYKKYGDFIKEACKNVGKEFIPYMPGTTLYRGYSLASTEPELLKLIVRMAPVDPTMSIEKGGPPCIGPSCVHNYILEKSLWNFFRGEKIRFTGPYGHFTLKEEPHTAVFVAGGAGLAPIMALLEQWFQEGRQDKAIFFLGERRFQDIPMAYLPKWLNWQRKNHNYKFVPVLSGAFRGDNPAELNDVDKKCLHCVSPEGKQIIKEQGLVDETDNQWKGEVGFIGPLLRKYLSPDLNIAFYLCGPSPMTVTVIDAAANQLNLKKENALFDDFTGTLTPSVDLIYQKLEIKEKIYSLNIPNADKIIEKIGQILIIQLILKDKIEESYRFLDRVRESLGKSAQELESMLLSYKS; this is encoded by the coding sequence ATGACCATCCCCCTTATACTTGGTGCAGGTATACTTGCATTGTTGGTTTTGCTGCTCAGTATATTTAGCGAGATAGCCTACCAATTCTTTGGGCGCGGTGAAAAACGCAAGCTTACGGTATTGAGTGATGACGAGTACAAGAAGGAGTTAGATATCGAAGGGGGGGAAAGGCTTCTTTCTTTACTTCAAAATAGGGGATTTAACATTCCTGCCGCCTGTGGGGGTATGGCTACCTGTGGCCAGTGTAAGGTAAAACTCCTCACCGATGTTGGGACTTATACGGCTGTAGAAACTCCCCATTTTGACATGCGTACAAGAGAGGCAGCCAGGAAATTTTTAGAGCAGGGAGAAGGTGATGGATATGTGCGACTGGCCTGCCAGGTCAGGGTCGAAAAGGATATTAACCTGTATCTTCCGAAAGATACTTTGCATGTGAAAAAATACACCGCCCGGGTGATTAAGAAAAGGGCGCTTACCAGCGATAAGATGGAGGTGTGGCTCAAACCATCAAAACCTATTCAATATAAACCCGGACAATATATCCAATTAGCAATTCCTGAAGATTTTGTAGAAGAGCATTATAAAAAGTATGGGGACTTTATCAAGGAAGCCTGCAAGAACGTGGGAAAAGAATTCATTCCGTATATGCCAGGTACCACGCTGTACAGAGGATATTCTCTGGCTTCCACAGAGCCGGAACTTTTAAAACTCATTGTTCGAATGGCCCCTGTTGATCCGACCATGTCCATAGAAAAGGGCGGCCCTCCCTGCATAGGGCCGAGTTGTGTGCATAACTATATCCTGGAGAAAAGCCTGTGGAATTTTTTCCGTGGTGAAAAGATTCGTTTTACCGGACCATATGGCCATTTTACTCTGAAGGAGGAACCGCATACCGCCGTCTTTGTGGCTGGCGGGGCAGGTTTGGCGCCCATTATGGCACTTTTGGAACAATGGTTTCAGGAAGGCAGGCAGGATAAGGCGATATTTTTCCTGGGTGAAAGACGATTCCAGGATATTCCCATGGCTTATTTACCTAAGTGGTTAAACTGGCAAAGAAAGAACCACAACTATAAATTTGTGCCAGTGCTTTCAGGTGCATTTCGGGGCGATAATCCTGCCGAGCTGAATGATGTGGACAAAAAATGTCTTCATTGCGTTTCTCCGGAAGGCAAGCAGATTATCAAAGAACAAGGGCTTGTGGATGAGACGGACAATCAATGGAAGGGTGAAGTCGGGTTTATCGGGCCACTGCTGAGAAAATATCTCTCGCCTGATTTAAATATTGCGTTTTATCTCTGTGGGCCATCACCTATGACCGTTACCGTTATTGACGCAGCAGCCAACCAATTGAACTTGAAGAAGGAAAATGCCTTGTTTGACGACTTTACCGGCACCCTGACTCCCTCTGTAGACCTGATCTATCAAAAACTCGAAATCAAGGAAAAGATTTATAGCTTAAACATACCCAACGCCGACAAAATCATCGAAAAGATTGGCCAAATCCTTATCATCCAATTGATATTGAAAGACAAGATTGAAGAAAGCTACCGTTTCCTTGACCGGGTAAGAGAGTCACTTGGGAAGTCAGCACAGGAATTGGAATCGATGCTTCTTTCATATAAAAGTTGA
- a CDS encoding ISL3 family transposase codes for MKQEKLEFLADNPFYTKRFAFYVGKRCNTQTIKDVAEELRLDWKTVKELEKQYLREKLRRAGKPGPKVIGIDEISIRKGHSYRIVVSDLERKRAIWFGGKDRSEESMNLFYDGLGLHKTKKIRLAVMDMWKAFENATRCHAPQAAILYDKFHVIRHLNDALDKVRKSEYARLSGKDRKFIKGQKYTLLSHRENLTIDGRKALKTLLTANKRLNTAYVLKETFGQLWSYTSEAWARKFFDNWKASLKWQRLKPYEEFAELVERHWDGIAAFCKPENKVSLGFVEGLNNKIRVIQRRAYGLRDEEYLRLKILTCMLPDS; via the coding sequence GTGAAGCAAGAGAAGCTGGAGTTCCTTGCGGATAATCCTTTCTACACCAAGCGCTTTGCCTTCTATGTTGGCAAGCGATGCAATACCCAGACGATTAAAGACGTTGCCGAGGAATTGCGCCTGGACTGGAAGACCGTCAAGGAACTCGAGAAGCAGTACCTGCGGGAGAAACTCCGCCGTGCCGGAAAACCAGGTCCAAAGGTAATCGGTATTGATGAAATTTCTATTCGTAAAGGTCACAGTTACCGCATCGTAGTGAGCGACCTTGAGAGGAAGCGAGCGATTTGGTTTGGTGGCAAAGACCGTTCAGAAGAGAGCATGAATCTCTTCTATGACGGGCTGGGGCTGCACAAAACCAAGAAGATACGGCTTGCGGTTATGGACATGTGGAAGGCCTTTGAAAATGCCACCCGTTGTCACGCACCACAGGCTGCCATCCTTTACGATAAATTTCATGTCATAAGGCATCTGAACGATGCCTTAGACAAAGTGAGAAAGAGCGAATATGCCAGACTGAGTGGCAAAGATCGTAAGTTCATTAAGGGTCAGAAATATACCCTCCTCTCTCATCGTGAGAACCTTACGATAGACGGGAGAAAGGCATTAAAGACGCTTCTGACTGCCAACAAACGGCTGAACACAGCATATGTCCTCAAAGAGACATTTGGACAGTTATGGAGCTATACGTCAGAGGCCTGGGCCAGAAAGTTTTTTGATAACTGGAAGGCCTCGTTAAAATGGCAACGGCTTAAGCCTTATGAGGAGTTTGCAGAACTGGTTGAACGCCACTGGGATGGCATCGCCGCCTTCTGCAAACCCGAAAATAAGGTTTCGCTCGGATTTGTCGAAGGTCTGAACAATAAAATCAGAGTCATTCAACGCCGAGCTTATGGTCTACGAGACGAAGAATATCTCCGGCTCAAAATCTTGACCTGCATGCTGCCTGATAGTTAA
- a CDS encoding FMN-binding protein, with protein sequence MEELKKIILRVVSILLITFLPCAGLLMVYFYTSPKIAEYYDVKEKRAVLDIFNIPYRVKENRILGFHFKRYDKKDIKEVFEKNITVEEPTAVSWDVQPTDTQTVGERPKGGKRIFKYVKDGKLQGIGFVESKMGYGYNKSSSMSLFICVEPDLETLKGIEVLDHSETPGLGGRITEDQFKRQFIGKKLRPKILVVKERKAGGINEVDAITGATNTSKGIESFLNDAMKEFWEGQGDIKW encoded by the coding sequence ATGGAAGAACTTAAAAAAATTATACTTCGGGTTGTTTCGATCCTCCTGATTACCTTTTTGCCCTGCGCGGGGCTTCTGATGGTATATTTTTACACGTCTCCCAAAATTGCAGAATACTACGATGTGAAGGAGAAGCGTGCCGTATTGGATATTTTTAATATACCTTACCGTGTTAAGGAAAATAGAATATTAGGTTTTCATTTTAAGAGATACGACAAAAAGGATATCAAGGAGGTTTTTGAGAAAAACATAACCGTCGAAGAACCAACAGCGGTATCCTGGGATGTTCAACCGACCGACACGCAAACGGTCGGAGAAAGACCAAAGGGTGGGAAAAGGATATTCAAATATGTAAAAGACGGGAAACTGCAGGGTATTGGATTTGTTGAATCCAAGATGGGTTACGGTTACAACAAATCGAGTAGTATGTCTCTTTTTATCTGTGTTGAGCCTGATCTGGAAACACTGAAAGGTATTGAGGTGCTGGACCATAGTGAAACACCAGGTTTGGGAGGCAGGATTACCGAGGATCAGTTTAAGAGACAATTTATTGGGAAGAAGTTGAGACCTAAGATACTGGTGGTCAAGGAAAGGAAGGCTGGAGGTATCAATGAGGTGGATGCGATTACAGGCGCCACGAATACAAGCAAAGGAATCGAGTCTTTTCTGAATGATGCCATGAAAGAATTTTGGGAAGGGCAAGGGGATATTAAATGGTAG
- the murB gene encoding UDP-N-acetylmuramate dehydrogenase: MSLNIPNLEKNKLLAPFTTYKIGGPADLFVEVHTIDELIHALLESRRNGIPFFLLGCGANILVTDKGFRGLVIRNLANKVTFSDNGKVVAESGTIVADLIVQCCDRGLSGFEHFVGIPSTVGGAMWQNLHFLSPDRKRTVFVEEIVQTSRILAEDGQFCTVRVDYFQFDYDKSILQKRKDIVLDVTFQLSPKQKEEIQAVMDANMAWRNAKQPQLAEYPSCGSVFKKIKDVGAGRLIEQVGLKGARIGGAEVSRKHANFIVNTGNARAADILQLIQHVQEEVKRKLGYDLETEITVVGEL, encoded by the coding sequence ATGTCACTGAACATTCCAAACCTAGAAAAGAATAAACTCTTAGCCCCATTTACCACATACAAAATCGGTGGGCCGGCGGATTTGTTTGTCGAGGTTCATACCATTGATGAATTAATACATGCCTTATTAGAGTCTCGCCGTAACGGCATTCCCTTTTTTTTACTGGGCTGCGGGGCTAATATTTTGGTTACGGATAAGGGGTTTCGGGGGTTGGTGATTCGTAATTTAGCAAATAAAGTCACCTTCTCCGATAACGGTAAAGTAGTGGCAGAAAGTGGTACAATTGTTGCTGATCTTATCGTGCAATGTTGCGACCGTGGTTTATCCGGATTCGAACATTTTGTCGGTATTCCCAGTACCGTTGGCGGGGCTATGTGGCAGAACTTACATTTTTTATCACCCGACAGAAAGCGGACGGTGTTTGTTGAGGAAATAGTACAGACCAGCCGCATTCTTGCAGAAGATGGGCAGTTTTGTACGGTCAGGGTTGATTACTTTCAGTTTGATTATGACAAGAGTATCTTGCAGAAGCGGAAAGATATTGTGCTTGATGTTACATTTCAACTCAGTCCAAAGCAGAAAGAAGAAATACAGGCGGTGATGGATGCAAATATGGCATGGCGTAATGCAAAGCAGCCGCAACTAGCAGAATACCCAAGCTGTGGCTCAGTATTTAAAAAAATTAAAGATGTTGGGGCTGGAAGGCTAATAGAGCAGGTCGGGCTTAAGGGTGCACGTATTGGTGGAGCGGAGGTATCGAGGAAACACGCAAACTTTATCGTCAATACAGGCAATGCCAGGGCTGCCGATATCCTGCAGTTAATTCAGCATGTGCAGGAGGAAGTGAAACGGAAATTAGGTTACGACTTGGAAACAGAGATTACGGTAGTTGGAGAGTTGTAA
- a CDS encoding Hsp20/alpha crystallin family protein gives MAKDLIKWSQLPSISSMQEEMNRMFDRFFRGGELTEFGMAGTWVPPIDLSETADKVTVKAEIPGMDPKEIDISIQGDTLIIKGEKKEEKEEKGKNYYRMERRYGSFSRSIDLPSSVDTNKVTAECKNGVLEITMQKKEEVKPKQISVKVG, from the coding sequence ATGGCTAAAGATTTGATAAAGTGGTCGCAGTTGCCATCCATTTCTTCCATGCAGGAGGAAATGAATCGGATGTTTGACCGGTTTTTCAGAGGAGGAGAGTTAACTGAATTTGGCATGGCGGGTACGTGGGTACCACCTATTGATTTATCGGAAACGGCTGACAAAGTTACCGTGAAGGCAGAAATCCCTGGTATGGACCCGAAGGAAATAGACATCTCGATCCAGGGAGATACCCTCATAATTAAGGGTGAAAAGAAGGAAGAAAAAGAGGAAAAGGGGAAAAATTACTATCGCATGGAAAGACGCTATGGCAGTTTCTCACGTTCCATAGATCTCCCTTCCTCCGTAGACACAAACAAAGTAACGGCAGAGTGCAAAAACGGGGTGCTCGAGATTACCATGCAAAAGAAAGAGGAAGTAAAGCCGAAACAGATTTCGGTAAAGGTTGGTTAA
- a CDS encoding DUF1858 domain-containing protein, protein MEINRNTIIKDLIESHPETLAVFKKYNLVIAGGVRGPNEPIAFFAKAHEVDYDTLVKELNEAIEKGGGEHIEIPKLEEDKIYEKFVKTAIVLTLTVGVTFGAIILSYIAIKLNFNSIYYTLIQAHGHAQLFGWVGLCVMGFALYIVPRVKNAELKHRNLTNLCYGLIITGISLRTILQPMPFHAIRFLLPISAICEITSICLFAFIIFSTIFSSKEKVGIFDKFFKAGIIWFLISTFINFGMIWYIYKHAIYEIPKVVFSPFVHLYLFGFVFMFIFAINIRTVFAFLDIKPVREKAVDLTFWVMNISVPIYFVTHMFANNSIVALRLSQFIVFPIAFAIIMFIYGLRIFERSTKELHDVVMDRSYAKTIRTAYIWLIVTTVILLIIPFLGHGSELQRRFHGSLNHAVTVGFITMMIIGYASKMIPTFKGIDMYSLKLSNITFILLNTGCFLRVFSQILVGTSGGKTIFYATMGSSGWFELAALGIFGYNLWKTLNTTQEAKPLVSAKKLTEITKDTKVFDAVDQYPETLQIFLDFGFSQMANPVMRNTMGRVASIEMATKMHNVDIDKFLKVLNDKIASKK, encoded by the coding sequence ATGGAAATAAACAGAAATACGATAATTAAAGACCTCATCGAATCTCATCCAGAGACACTCGCTGTATTCAAAAAGTATAACCTTGTCATAGCGGGCGGGGTTCGTGGGCCTAATGAACCCATAGCCTTTTTTGCCAAGGCGCACGAAGTTGATTATGACACCCTTGTTAAGGAGCTCAACGAGGCTATTGAGAAGGGTGGTGGGGAGCATATTGAAATCCCAAAGCTTGAAGAAGACAAGATTTATGAAAAGTTTGTTAAAACAGCGATTGTTTTAACGCTTACCGTAGGTGTGACATTTGGCGCCATCATACTGAGTTACATCGCTATTAAATTAAATTTTAATTCAATTTATTATACACTCATTCAGGCGCACGGTCATGCGCAGCTTTTTGGCTGGGTGGGACTTTGCGTTATGGGCTTTGCCTTATATATTGTACCGAGGGTAAAAAATGCCGAACTCAAACACAGGAACCTGACAAACCTCTGTTACGGACTCATTATAACAGGTATTTCGCTAAGGACTATATTACAACCCATGCCGTTTCATGCCATCAGGTTCTTACTTCCCATATCCGCTATCTGTGAGATTACTTCGATATGTCTCTTTGCATTTATTATCTTTAGTACCATATTTTCCAGCAAAGAAAAGGTTGGCATCTTTGATAAGTTTTTCAAGGCGGGAATTATCTGGTTTCTCATCTCCACGTTCATAAATTTTGGGATGATATGGTATATATATAAACATGCTATTTATGAAATTCCCAAGGTCGTTTTCAGTCCTTTTGTGCATCTCTACCTCTTCGGTTTTGTATTCATGTTCATCTTTGCCATAAATATCAGGACGGTATTTGCCTTTCTTGATATCAAGCCCGTCAGAGAAAAGGCAGTCGATTTGACGTTTTGGGTCATGAATATATCGGTTCCGATTTATTTTGTTACCCACATGTTTGCGAATAATAGCATTGTTGCGCTTCGGCTTTCACAATTTATCGTATTTCCTATAGCCTTTGCGATTATCATGTTCATATACGGTCTGCGTATCTTTGAGCGGTCTACCAAGGAACTTCATGACGTGGTGATGGACAGGAGTTACGCCAAAACTATTCGCACTGCATATATCTGGCTCATTGTCACCACGGTTATTCTGCTCATAATCCCATTTCTGGGGCATGGTTCCGAATTACAACGAAGGTTTCACGGATCACTGAATCATGCCGTTACTGTGGGTTTTATCACGATGATGATTATTGGGTATGCATCGAAAATGATCCCTACGTTTAAAGGGATCGACATGTATAGCTTAAAATTATCAAACATTACCTTTATCTTATTGAACACGGGTTGTTTTCTTAGGGTATTTTCACAGATATTAGTGGGCACGAGTGGAGGCAAGACCATATTCTATGCTACTATGGGGAGTTCTGGTTGGTTTGAACTAGCGGCATTGGGTATCTTTGGTTATAATCTGTGGAAAACCCTGAATACTACGCAGGAGGCAAAACCGCTGGTCTCCGCTAAGAAGTTAACCGAGATCACAAAGGACACAAAGGTCTTTGATGCAGTAGACCAATACCCGGAAACGCTACAAATATTTCTCGACTTTGGGTTTAGTCAGATGGCGAACCCGGTGATGAGAAACACTATGGGCAGGGTTGCAAGCATAGAAATGGCAACCAAGATGCACAATGTTGATATTGACAAATTCCTAAAGGTCCTTAACGACAAAATTGCTTCAAAAAAATAA
- a CDS encoding SDR family NAD(P)-dependent oxidoreductase: MIVNSKQKWLIFTHSIGRRPNNYIVGLAGRRTHLLDELKDGLPNDSFIKHIDVAKPDEAMNQLNDLISEMRDVDLIVISSGIGFINNDLHWSDERETIDINVTGFTAMANVAMHHFLLKGSGHLVGISSIATLRGDSSSPAYNASKSLYFKLHGGLRKKISQKGLPIIVTDIQPGFVDTALAKGEGLFWVASPQKTAQQIYNAIERKKKHAYITKRWRLIGWLMKTMPEFIHNRI; encoded by the coding sequence CTGATAGTTAATTCGAAACAAAAATGGCTCATTTTTACCCACTCGATAGGGAGAAGACCCAATAATTATATTGTTGGGCTTGCAGGAAGGCGTACGCACTTACTTGATGAACTTAAGGACGGACTCCCTAACGATTCTTTTATCAAGCATATTGATGTAGCGAAGCCTGATGAAGCAATGAATCAACTGAACGACCTGATTTCTGAAATGAGAGATGTTGATCTTATTGTAATCAGTTCAGGTATCGGATTTATTAATAACGATTTGCATTGGTCCGATGAAAGAGAAACTATTGATATCAATGTCACTGGTTTTACTGCAATGGCAAATGTTGCTATGCATCATTTTTTGTTAAAAGGTTCGGGTCATTTAGTAGGTATATCGTCAATAGCAACTCTAAGAGGTGATAGTAGTTCTCCAGCCTATAACGCATCAAAAAGCCTTTATTTCAAATTACATGGAGGACTACGAAAAAAAATATCACAAAAGGGCTTGCCAATTATTGTAACTGACATTCAGCCAGGTTTTGTGGATACAGCACTTGCAAAAGGTGAAGGTCTTTTTTGGGTAGCTTCTCCACAGAAAACGGCACAACAAATTTATAATGCTATTGAAAGAAAAAAGAAACATGCCTATATCACTAAAAGATGGAGACTTATTGGATGGTTAATGAAAACCATGCCTGAATTTATCCATAACAGAATCTAG